A single genomic interval of Pyrus communis chromosome 5, drPyrComm1.1, whole genome shotgun sequence harbors:
- the LOC137734064 gene encoding exportin-2-like, protein MEWNPETLQHLSQCFLHTLSPSPEPRRRAEASLSEASLHPNYGLAVLRLVAEPTVDDQIRQAASVNFKNHLKARWAPNSSSDETPIPDAEKEQIKGLIVSLMLSATPKIQGQLSEALVLIGKHDFPKLWPALLPELISSLRTASLAGDYASINGILGTANSIFKKFRYQYKTNDLLLDLKYCLDNFAAPLLEIFIKTSNLIESAANSGGPAVLKPLFESQRLCCRIFYSLNFQELPEFFEDHMNEWMTEMKKYLTTSYPVLESSADGLALVDALRAAVCENINLYMEKNEEEFHTYLNDFALAVWHLLGNVSQVSSRDQLAVTAIKFLTTVSTSVHHNLFSAEGVIPQICQGIVIPNVRLREEDEELFDMNYIEFIRRDMEGSDLDTRRRIACELLKGIASNYKQQVTNLVSLQIQNLLSSFATNPVANWKDKDCAIYLVVSLAIKKAGGTSVTTDLVDVQNFFGKVIVPELQSQDVNGFPMLKAGALKFFTMFRNHIPKPMALQFFPDLIRFLRAESNVVHSYAASCIEKLLMVKDEGGRAIYTSADISPVLPQLMNNLFEALKVPESEENQYVMKCIMRVLGVADVSHEIADPCIKGLTLILNKACENPKNPVFNHYLFESVAVLVKRACGKNASLISLFETSLFPSLQKILVEDVTEFFPYAFQLLAQLVELNNPPISPSYMHIFEILLSPDLWKKASNVPALVRLLQAFLHKAPHELNQGGRLQQVLVIFNKLVSTRSTDEQGFYVLNTIIESLEYNVIAPYIGGIWSALFTVLQTRQTGKFIKSLLIFMSLFLVKHGSQNLADTMNAVQGNIFQVILVQFWISNLKLITGVIETKLTAVASTRLLCESPALLDAAAVEHWGKMLDSIMTLLSRPEQDRVEEDPEMPDIAENAGYSATFVRLHNAGKREDDPLKDIRDPKEFLVNSLARLAALSPGRYPQIFSQYLDPTNQAELHRLCEFYKCPIA, encoded by the coding sequence ATGGAGTGGAACCCCGAAACCCTACAGCACCTCTCTCAGTGCTTTCTCCACACTCTCTCTCCGTCCCCCGAACCTCGCCGCCGCGCCGAGGCTTCACTCTCCGAGGCATCCCTCCACCCCAATTACGGCCTTGCCGTCCTCCGCCTCGTTGCCGAGCCCACCGTCGATGACCAAATCCGGCAGGCTGCTTCCGTCAACTTCAAAAACCACCTCAAGGCGCGATGGGCTCCTAACTCTTCTTCCGACGAGACCCCCATCCCCGACGCTGAGAAGGAGCAGATCAAGGGACTCATCGTCTCCCTCATGCTCTCTGCGACCCCCAAAATTCAGGGGCAGCTCAGCGAAGCCCTAGTTCTCATTGGCAAGCACGATTTCCCTAAGCTGTGGCCCGCTTTGCTTCCCGAGCTTATCTCCAGCCTCCGGACGGCTTCACTCGCTGGAGACTACGCCTCCATTAACGGTATTCTCGGCACTGCCAACTCCATTTTTAAGAAATTTCGTTATCAGTACAAGACCAATGATCTTTTGCTTGATTTGAAATACTGTTTGGACAATTTCGCCGCACCACTTTTggaaattttcataaaaacctCGAATTTGATAGAGTCTGCTGCTAATTCCGGTGGGCCTGCTGTGCTTAAGCCGCTCTTTGAGTCACAGAGATTGTGCTGTAGGATTTTCTACTCATTGAATTTTCAAGAGTTGCCTGAGTTTTTTGAGGACCATATGAATGAGTGGATGACTGAGATGAAAAAGTATTTAACCACTAGTTATCCAGTACTGGAGAGCAGCGCTGATGGTCTTGCACTGGTTGATGCGTTGCGTGCGGCTGTTTGTGAGAATATTAACCTTTATATGGAAAAGAATGAGGAAGAGTTTCATACGTACTTGAATGATTTTGCGCTTGCTGTGTGGCATTTATTGGGCAATGTGTCTCAGGTGTCGAGCCGTGATCAGTTAGCTGTTACAGCTATTAAGTTCTTGACAACAGTTAGCACAAGTGTGCATCATAATCTTTTTTCTGCAGAGGGTGTGATACCACAGATTTGTCAGGGCATTGTGATCCCTAATGTGAGATTAAGGGAGGAGGATGAAGAACTATTTGACATGAACTATATTGAGTTCATCAGGAGGGATATGGAAGGTAGTGATCTTGATACTAGGAGGAGGATTGCGTGTGAGCTTCTTAAAGGGATTGCTAGCAATTATAAACAACAGGTTACTAATTTGGTTTCTCTACAGATACAGAATTTGCTAAGCTCTTTTGCTACAAACCCAGTTGCGAATTGGAAGGATAAGGACTGTGCTATATACTTGGTCGTATCACTTGCTATTAAGAAGGCTGGTGGTACTTCTGTTACAACTGATCTTGTTGACGTTCAGAACTTCTTTGGGAAGGTAATTGTTCCAGAATTGCAGAGTCAGGATGTCAATGGGTTTCCAATGCTCAAGGCCGGTGCACTAAAATTTTTCACTATGTTCAGGAATCATATACCAAAGCCTATGGCATTGCAATTTTTTCCGGATTTGATTCGGTTCCTTCGTGCAGAGTCAAATGTTGTTCACTCTTATGCTGCAAGTTGTATTGAGAAACTTTTGATGGTGAAGGACGAGGGTGGAAGAGCGATATATACTTCAGCAGATATATCTCCTGTTCTGCCACAACTGATGAACAACCTCTTTGAGGCCTTGAAGGTTCCAGAATCTGAGGAAAACCAATATGTAATGAAGTGTATTATGCGAGTTCTAGGAGTTGCAGACGTATCACATGAGATTGCTGATCCTTGCATTAAAGGGTTAACATTAATACTCAACAAAGCTTGTGAAAACCCCAAGAATCCAGTATTTAACCACTATCTTTTCGAGTCAGTGGCTGTTCTTGTGAAGCGTGCATGTGGGAAGAATGCCTCTCTAATATCACTTTTTGAGACAAGCCTATTTCCCAGTCTCCAGAAGATATTGGTCGAAGATGTGACCGAGTTCTTTCCTTATGCATTTCAGTTGCTCGCTCAACTAGTTGAGCTGAATAACCCACCTATTTCACCGTCTTACATGCATATTTTTGAGATACTTTTGTCCCCTGATTTATGGAAAAAGGCTTCTAATGTTCCAGCTCTTGTGCGTTTGCTTCAAGCATTCCTTCATAAGGCACCCCATGAGCTCAACCAAGGGGGGAGGTTGCAGCAGGTGCTTGTGATATTTAATAAACTCGTCTCCACTCGTAGCACAGATGAACAGGGTTTCTATGTGCTAAATACTATTATCGAGAGCCTTGAATATAATGTAATTGCACCTTATATTGGTGGCATTTGGAGTGCCCTTTTCACGGTGCTCCAAACCAGGCAAACAGGAAAGTTTATCAAGTCTCTCTTGATTTTTATGTCACTCTTTCTGGTCAAACACGGCTCTCAAAACCTTGCAGATACAATGAATGCTGTTCAGGGAAACATATTTCAGGTCATCTTGGTGCAGTTTTGGATTTCCAATCTTAAGCTAATTACAGGAGTCATTGAGACTAAGTTGACTGCTGTTGCATCAACCAGACTTCTATGTGAATCTCCAGCCCTTCTGGATGCTGCAGCTGTTGAGCACTGGGGGAAGATGCTGGACAGCATTATGACCCTTCTTTCACGCCCTGAACAGGACAGGGTTGAAGAGGATCCAGAAATGCCTGATATTGCTGAAAATGCAGGTTACTCTGCCACCTTTGTTCGTCTTCACAATGCTGGGAAGAGAGAGGACGACCCACTGAAAGATATCAGGGATCCGAAAGAATTTTTGGTAAATTCATTGGCTAGGCTTGCTGCACTTTCCCCAGGCAGATACCCTCAAATCTTCAGTCAGTATCTTGACCCAACCAATCAGGCAGAACTACATCGTCTCTGCGAATTTTATAAATGCCCGATTGCTTAA
- the LOC137733790 gene encoding auxin response factor 18-like isoform X2, giving the protein MAHLECDSSISRAETDLRGDDLYTELWKLCAGPLVDVPRPGEKVYYFPQGHMEQLESSTNQELNQQIPLFNLPSKILCSVVHIRLLAEQETDEVYAQITLHPEADCEPTSPDPCKPEAPKATVHWFCKILTASDTSTHGGFSVLRKHATECLPPLDMNQATPTQELIAKDLHGYEWKFKHIFRGQPRRHLLTTGWSTFVTSKRLVAGDAFVFLRGDNGELRVGVRRLARQPSQMPSSVISSQSMHLGVLATASHALMTKTLFVVYSKPRTSQFIIGLSKYLEAINNKFSLGTRFRMRFEGDESPERRFPGTIVEVGDLSPQWTESKWRSLKVQWDEHAAVQRPDRVSPWDIEPFVASAPSNLAQPVVKSKRPRPVEISSSEVTTNSAASAFWYHSSPQTAELNRAGVLEVQTSGSQVVWPLRQKESNISSYSSARVCSEGIWPSSPHVDVSLSLFPDSKESCKNVITGSVLSSFASPISSKPNNVPIHAQVEKGKKSDSSGFWLFGCNLSNNTKTTCPEEIEPVFKTMPSGAKGPIPADAFESDQGLDVSKLSKEQKQVILEASPKETQGKQGSTLSTRTRTKVQMQGVAVGRAVDLTALKGYDHLIDELEKMFEIKGELRPKNKWAVVFTDDENDMMLMGDDQWPDFCKLVKKIFIYSSDEVQKMNRCKLQSSSLDCEGTVSVDSEHRLET; this is encoded by the exons ATGGCACACCTTGAGTGTGACTCCTCAATTTCTCGTGCGGAAACGG ATTTGAGAGGTGATGATCTGTATACAGAGCTATGGAAGTTGTGTGCAGGACCTCTGGTGGATGTGCCAAGGCCTGGAGAGAAGGTGTACTACTTCCCTCAGGGTCACATGGAACAA TTGGAATCATCAACAAATCAGGAACTGAATCAGCAAATCCCTCTCTTTAATCTTCCCTCAAAGATCCTTTGTAGTGTGGTTCATATTCGATTACTG GCAGAACAAGAAACAGATGAGGTTTATGCTCAGATCACTTTGCATCCAGAAGCAGAT TGTGAACCTACAAGTCCTGATCCATGCAAACCCGAAGCTCCAAAGGCAACCGTTCACTGGTTTTGCAAGATTTTGACCGCTTCCGATACAAGCACCCATGGAGGGTTCTCAGTCCTTCGAAAGCATGCCACCGAGTGCTTACCTCCATTG gACATGAACCAAGCAACTCCAACTCAGGAGTTAATTGCCAAAGATCTTCATGGATATGAGTGGAAATTTAAGCATATCTTTAGAG GTCAACCCCGGAGGCATTTACTTACCACAGGATGGAGTACATTCGTCACTTCAAAAAGATTGGTTGCTGGTGACGCCTTTGTGTTTTTGAG GGGTGACAACGGGGAATTACGAGTTGGGGTTCGGCGTCTAGCTCGTCAACCGAGTCAAATGCCCTCGTCAGTGATATCAAGCCAGAGCATGCATCTTGGAGTGCTTGCAACTGCTTCACATGCTCTTATGACCAAAACACTGTTTGTTGTGTATTCCAAGCCAAG GACTAGCCAGTTCATTATTGGCTTAAGCAAATATCTGGAGGCCATTAACAATAAATTCTCCCTTGGGACGCGCTTCAGGATGCGATTTGAGGGTGATGAATCTCCTGAAAGAAG GTTCCCAGGCACAATAGTTGAGGTTGGGGATTTATCTCCTCAGTGGACTGAATCTAAATGGCGATCGTTGAAG GTTCAATGGGATGAGCATGCTGCAGTTCAAAGGCCAGACAGGGTTTCTCCTTGGGATATAGAACCTTTTGTAGCTTCGGCTCCATCAAATCTTGCTCAACCAGTGGTAAAGAGCAAAAGGCCTCGGCCTGTAGAAATTTCTTCATCTG AAGTTACCACCAATTCAGCTGCTTCAGCTTTTTGGTATCACAGCTCACCCCAGACCGCGGAGTTAAACCGAGCTGGTGTTCTGGAAGTCCAAACCTCTGGTAGTCAGGTTGTCTGGCCTCTGAGGCAGAAAGAAAGCAATATTAGCAGTTACTCTAGCGCAAGGGTCTGCTCAGAGGGCATCTGGCCTTCTTCCCCGCACGTGGACGTTTCTTTAAGCCTTTTTCCGGACTCAAAGGAAAGCTGCAAGAATGTAATTACGGGGTCTGTGCTCTCTAGCTTTGCCTCCCCAATTTCGTCAAAGCCAAATAATGTCCCGATACATGCCCAGgtggaaaaagggaaaaaatctGATAGTTCAGGTTTTTGGTTGTTCGGTTGTAATTTGTCAAACAACACTAAAACAACTTGCCCCGAAGAGATAGAGCCAGTGTTTAAAACAATGCCGTCTGGTGCCAAAGGACCAATTCCAGCTGATGCATTTGAATCTGATCAGGGTCTGGATGTTTCAAAGCTGTCAAAGGAGCAGAAACAAGTAATCTTGGAGGCATCACCAAAAGAAACACAAGGCAAGCAAGGATCGACTCTTTCAACGAGAACTCGCACTAAG GTGCAAATGCAAGGGGTTGCTGTTGGTCGTGCTGTGGACTTGACTGCGTTGAAAGGCTATGATCATCTAATTGATGAgctagagaaaatgtttgagaTCAAAGGAGAGCTTCGTCCAAAGAACAAATGGGCAGTTGTTTTTACGGATGATGAAAATGACATGATGCTTATGGGCGATGATCAGTGGCC GGACTTCTGTAAGCTGGTgaagaagatatttatatattcaaGTGACGAGGTACAGAAGATGAACAGATGCAAGCTTCAGAGTTCATCTTTGGATTGCGAAGGGACAGTTAGCGTGGATTCTGAGCATCGATTGGAAACATGA
- the LOC137733790 gene encoding auxin response factor 18-like isoform X1 — translation MAHLECDSSISRAETDLRGDDLYTELWKLCAGPLVDVPRPGEKVYYFPQGHMEQLESSTNQELNQQIPLFNLPSKILCSVVHIRLLAEQETDEVYAQITLHPEADQCEPTSPDPCKPEAPKATVHWFCKILTASDTSTHGGFSVLRKHATECLPPLDMNQATPTQELIAKDLHGYEWKFKHIFRGQPRRHLLTTGWSTFVTSKRLVAGDAFVFLRGDNGELRVGVRRLARQPSQMPSSVISSQSMHLGVLATASHALMTKTLFVVYSKPRTSQFIIGLSKYLEAINNKFSLGTRFRMRFEGDESPERRFPGTIVEVGDLSPQWTESKWRSLKVQWDEHAAVQRPDRVSPWDIEPFVASAPSNLAQPVVKSKRPRPVEISSSEVTTNSAASAFWYHSSPQTAELNRAGVLEVQTSGSQVVWPLRQKESNISSYSSARVCSEGIWPSSPHVDVSLSLFPDSKESCKNVITGSVLSSFASPISSKPNNVPIHAQVEKGKKSDSSGFWLFGCNLSNNTKTTCPEEIEPVFKTMPSGAKGPIPADAFESDQGLDVSKLSKEQKQVILEASPKETQGKQGSTLSTRTRTKVQMQGVAVGRAVDLTALKGYDHLIDELEKMFEIKGELRPKNKWAVVFTDDENDMMLMGDDQWPDFCKLVKKIFIYSSDEVQKMNRCKLQSSSLDCEGTVSVDSEHRLET, via the exons ATGGCACACCTTGAGTGTGACTCCTCAATTTCTCGTGCGGAAACGG ATTTGAGAGGTGATGATCTGTATACAGAGCTATGGAAGTTGTGTGCAGGACCTCTGGTGGATGTGCCAAGGCCTGGAGAGAAGGTGTACTACTTCCCTCAGGGTCACATGGAACAA TTGGAATCATCAACAAATCAGGAACTGAATCAGCAAATCCCTCTCTTTAATCTTCCCTCAAAGATCCTTTGTAGTGTGGTTCATATTCGATTACTG GCAGAACAAGAAACAGATGAGGTTTATGCTCAGATCACTTTGCATCCAGAAGCAGAT CAGTGTGAACCTACAAGTCCTGATCCATGCAAACCCGAAGCTCCAAAGGCAACCGTTCACTGGTTTTGCAAGATTTTGACCGCTTCCGATACAAGCACCCATGGAGGGTTCTCAGTCCTTCGAAAGCATGCCACCGAGTGCTTACCTCCATTG gACATGAACCAAGCAACTCCAACTCAGGAGTTAATTGCCAAAGATCTTCATGGATATGAGTGGAAATTTAAGCATATCTTTAGAG GTCAACCCCGGAGGCATTTACTTACCACAGGATGGAGTACATTCGTCACTTCAAAAAGATTGGTTGCTGGTGACGCCTTTGTGTTTTTGAG GGGTGACAACGGGGAATTACGAGTTGGGGTTCGGCGTCTAGCTCGTCAACCGAGTCAAATGCCCTCGTCAGTGATATCAAGCCAGAGCATGCATCTTGGAGTGCTTGCAACTGCTTCACATGCTCTTATGACCAAAACACTGTTTGTTGTGTATTCCAAGCCAAG GACTAGCCAGTTCATTATTGGCTTAAGCAAATATCTGGAGGCCATTAACAATAAATTCTCCCTTGGGACGCGCTTCAGGATGCGATTTGAGGGTGATGAATCTCCTGAAAGAAG GTTCCCAGGCACAATAGTTGAGGTTGGGGATTTATCTCCTCAGTGGACTGAATCTAAATGGCGATCGTTGAAG GTTCAATGGGATGAGCATGCTGCAGTTCAAAGGCCAGACAGGGTTTCTCCTTGGGATATAGAACCTTTTGTAGCTTCGGCTCCATCAAATCTTGCTCAACCAGTGGTAAAGAGCAAAAGGCCTCGGCCTGTAGAAATTTCTTCATCTG AAGTTACCACCAATTCAGCTGCTTCAGCTTTTTGGTATCACAGCTCACCCCAGACCGCGGAGTTAAACCGAGCTGGTGTTCTGGAAGTCCAAACCTCTGGTAGTCAGGTTGTCTGGCCTCTGAGGCAGAAAGAAAGCAATATTAGCAGTTACTCTAGCGCAAGGGTCTGCTCAGAGGGCATCTGGCCTTCTTCCCCGCACGTGGACGTTTCTTTAAGCCTTTTTCCGGACTCAAAGGAAAGCTGCAAGAATGTAATTACGGGGTCTGTGCTCTCTAGCTTTGCCTCCCCAATTTCGTCAAAGCCAAATAATGTCCCGATACATGCCCAGgtggaaaaagggaaaaaatctGATAGTTCAGGTTTTTGGTTGTTCGGTTGTAATTTGTCAAACAACACTAAAACAACTTGCCCCGAAGAGATAGAGCCAGTGTTTAAAACAATGCCGTCTGGTGCCAAAGGACCAATTCCAGCTGATGCATTTGAATCTGATCAGGGTCTGGATGTTTCAAAGCTGTCAAAGGAGCAGAAACAAGTAATCTTGGAGGCATCACCAAAAGAAACACAAGGCAAGCAAGGATCGACTCTTTCAACGAGAACTCGCACTAAG GTGCAAATGCAAGGGGTTGCTGTTGGTCGTGCTGTGGACTTGACTGCGTTGAAAGGCTATGATCATCTAATTGATGAgctagagaaaatgtttgagaTCAAAGGAGAGCTTCGTCCAAAGAACAAATGGGCAGTTGTTTTTACGGATGATGAAAATGACATGATGCTTATGGGCGATGATCAGTGGCC GGACTTCTGTAAGCTGGTgaagaagatatttatatattcaaGTGACGAGGTACAGAAGATGAACAGATGCAAGCTTCAGAGTTCATCTTTGGATTGCGAAGGGACAGTTAGCGTGGATTCTGAGCATCGATTGGAAACATGA